The Lepus europaeus isolate LE1 chromosome 21, mLepTim1.pri, whole genome shotgun sequence genome has a window encoding:
- the BAIAP3 gene encoding BAI1-associated protein 3 isoform X2 yields the protein MSTLLEIKSSVLRQVQVCPSFRRRAEEPGSASADAQEAVVGAWKPGDGVEFFAQMRAIVRKGEGRQGLPCPEVLLRSGSPAPAEPVDPNRGLRALTQEEVEMLYEEALYTVLYRAGTMGPDQVDDEDALLGYLRQVFGTSPEEHGEAIERVKKAKAPTYALKVSVMRAKNLLAKDPNGFSDPYCMLGILPASGAPREPSGQKEQRFGFRKSSRRSGPRPARCIQVTEVKSSTLNPEWKEHFLFEIQDVHTDQLHLDIWDHDDDVSLAEACRKLNEVIGLKGMSRYFKQIVKSARANGTAGPAEDHTDDFLGCLNVPVREVPVAGVDRWFKLEPRSSASRVQGDCHLVLKLVTTQRDTVMSQRGRSGFLSYLLLLSRVLRFEHRAQEPDSSSWRGELSGPGTTVLCLHGAQSDLSPLQLAVLHWQVSSRHHQTRTLDYGYLLGLLEDMQAHWEEAASLPQEQEESLADSFSAFSEFGLRLLRQLRHYFPATNSTAVSRLELLLKCLDKLQLFQPSFEICPFETELSMDIAAALKRGNHDWYNRLLSAKSPREQPGPQRLAGLVKLADTVYEDLQSCYGIYASLFHSILKVDFFTLTFRQLERLVAEEAWVLTEELSPRMTPEVASGLLELYLTLADTQRFWGCIPGRDSRSLALAGIHVPFLPAVKLWLQVLRDQVKWRLQGAVEVDTLEPVDASSKHSSSAATASLCFSHVQELWARLAWPDAAQAQGLGLQLSQDMCEATLLYVELLRKKVDSQPGAAEEPVSDSAPPAAPLQLCVVLNNVEQVRKASGQALRGLVWPEAASVAPALPRPLLSCVQALDEDLQREASTVTAHLTAKMVGDVRKYVQHISLSPDSIQNDEAVAPLMKYLDEKLALLSASLVKDSLSRVLEALWELLLQAILQALGANRDVSADFYGRFHFTLEALVGFFHAEGQGLPLESLRDGSYKRLEEELRLHQSSTRECIEQFYLDKLKQGSLGQNRFGRLSVRCHYEAAEQRLAVEVLHAADLLPLDANGLSDPFVIVELGPPHLFPLVRSQKTQVKARTLHPVYDELFYFSVPAEACRRRGACVLFTVMDHDWLSTNDFAGEAALGLGGVSGVARPQAGGAARAGQPVTLHLRRPRAQVRSALRMLEGRTNREAQEFVKRLKEMDKCMEADP from the exons ATGTCCACCCTACTGGAGATCAAGAGCAGCGTGctcaggcaggtgcaggtgtgccCGTCGTTCCGCCGCAGGGCCGAGGAGCCGGGCAGCGCCAGCGCCGACGCGCAGGAGGCCGTCGTGGGTGCCTG GAAACCCGGCGACGGCGTGGAGTTCTTCGCTCAGATGCGCGCCATCGTGAGGAAGGGGGAAGGCAGACAGGGCCTGCCGTGCCCTGAG GTCCTCCTGCGCAGTGGCTCTCCAGCCCCAGCAGAGCCCGTGGACCCCAACCGCGGCCTGAGAGCCCTGACCCAGGAGGAG GTGGAGATGCTGTATGAGGAGGCGTTGTACACCGTCCTCTACCGGGCAGGGACCATGGGCCCCGACCAGGTGGACGACGAGGACGCCCTCCTGGGCTACCTGCGGCAG GTGTTCGGCACCAGCCCGGAGGAGCACGGCGAAGCCATCGAGCGTGTGAAGAAGGCCAAG GCCCCCACCTACGCTCTCAAAGTCTCCGTCATGCGTGCCAAGAACCTTCTGGCCAAAGACCCCAATG GCTTCAGCGACCCCTACTGCATGCTGGGCATCCTGCCCGCCTCGGGCGCCCCGCGCGAGCCCAGCGGCCAGAAGGAGCAGCGCTTCGGCTTCCGCAAGAGCAGCCGGCGCAGCGGCCCCCGGCCCGCCCGCTGCATCCAGGTCACGGAGGTCAAGAGCAGCACCCTGAACCCCGAGTGGAAGGAGCACTTCCTCTT CGAGATCCAGGACGTACACACGGACCAGCTGCACCTGGACATCTG GGACCATGACGACGACGTGTCCCTGGCAGAAGCCTGCAGGAAGCTGAACGAGGTCATCGGCCTGAAGGGCATGAGCAG gTACTTCAAGCAGATCGTGAAGTCGGCCCGGGCGAACGGGACGGCGGGGCCCGCCGAGGACCACACGGACGACTTTCTGGGCTGCCTCAACGTCCCCGTGAGG GAGGTGCCCGTGGCCGGCGTCGACCGCTGGTTCAAGCTGGAGCCGCGCTCCAGCGCCTCCCGCGTGCAGGGAGACTGCCACCTGGTCCTCAAGCTCGTCACCACGCAG AGGGACACGGTCATGAGCCAGCGCGGGCGCTCCGGCTTCCTGTCCTACCTGCTGCTGCTGAGCCGCGTGCTGCGCTTCGAGCACCGCGCCCAGGAG CCCGACTCCAGCAGCTGGCGCGGCGAGCTCAGCGGCCCCGGGACCACCGTCCTCTGCCTCCACGGAGCCCAGAGCGACCTGTCGCCCTTGCAGCTGGCCGTGCT gcactGGCAGGTCAGCAGCCGCCACCATCAGACCCGCACGCTGGACTACGGCTACTTGCTGGGGCTGCTGGAGGACATGCAGGCGCACTGGGAGGAGGCGGCATCGctgccccaggagcag gaggAGAGCCTGGCTGACAGCTTCTCCGCCTTCTCCGAGTTTGGGCTGCGGCTGCTGCGCCAGCTCCGCCACTACTTCCCTGCCACCAACAGCACGGCCGTGTCCCGCCTGGAGCTGCTGCTGAA GTGTCTGGACAAGCTGCAGCTCTTCCAGCCGTCCTTTGAGATCTGCCCGTTCGAGACGGAGCTGAGCATGGACATTGCCGCCGCTCTGAAG AGAGGCAACCATGATTGGTACAATAGACTCCTGAGTGCCAAGAGCCCTCGAGAGCAG CCAGGGCCACAGCGCCTGGCTGGGCTCGTCAAGCTGGCGGACACCGTGTACGAGGACCTGCAGTCCTGCTACGGCATCTACGCCAGCCTCTTCCACAG CATCCTCAAGGTGGACTTCTTCACCCTCACCTTCCGGCAGCTGGAGCGTCTG GTGGCCGAGGAGGCGTGGGTGCTGACGGAGGAGCTGAGCCCCAGGATGACCCCTGAGGTGGCCTCGGGGCTCCTGGAGCTCTACCTGACCCTGGCGGACACCCAGCGCTTCTGGGGCTGCATCCCTGGCCG GGACAGCcgctccctggccctggccggCATCCATGTCCCGTTCCTGCCGGCCGTGAAGCTCTGGTTACAGGTGCTGCGGGACCAGGTCAAGTGGCGGCTTCAGGGAGCCGTGGAGGTGGACACG ctgGAGCCCGTGGACGCGTCCTCCAAGCACAGCAGCTCCGCGGCCACTGCCAGCCTCTGCTTCAGCCACGTCCAGGAGCTCTGGGCGCGCCTGGCGTGGCCCGATgctgcccaggcccaggggctgggcctccaGCTCAGCCAG GACATGTGCGAGGCCACTCTCCTGTACGTGGAGCTGCTTCGGAAGAAGGTGGACAGCCAGCCCGGGGCCGCCGAAGAGCCGGTGA GCGACTCAGCACCCCCGGCCGCCCCTCTGCAGCTCTGCGTGGTGCTCAACAACGTGGAGCAGGTGCGCAAGGCTTCGGGGCAGGCGCTGAGAGGCCTGGTGTGGCCCGAGGCGGCCTCGGTGGCCCCGgcgctgccccgccccctgctcagCTGCGTGCAGGCCCTGGACGAGGACCTGCAGCgggaggccagcaccgtgacCGCACACCTCACCGCCAAG atggtCGGTGACGTCAGGAAGTACGTGCAGCACATCAGCCTGTCACCTGACTCCATTCAGAACGACGAG GCTGTGGCCCCGCTCATGAAGTACCTGGACGAGAAGCTGGCGCTGCTGAGCGCCTCCCTGGTGAAGGACAGCCTGAGCAg GGTGCTGGAGGCCCTCTGGGAGCTGTTGCTGCAAGCGATTCTGCAGGCGCTGGGGGCAAACCGCGACGTCTCCGCTGACTTCTACGGCCGATTCCACTTCACGCTAGAG GCTTTGGTCGGTTTCTTCCACGCCGAGggccagggcctgcccctggagAGCCTGAGAGATGGGAGCTACAAG aggctggaggaggagctgcGGCTGCACCAGAGCTCCACGCGCGAGTGCATCGAGCAGTTCTACCTGGACAAGCTCAAGCAG GGGTCCCTGGGGCAGAACCGCTTCGGCCGCCTGAGCGTGCGCTGCCACTACGAGGCGGCCGAGCAGCGGCTGGCGGTGGAGGTGCTGCACGCGGCCGACCTGCTGCCCCTGGACGCCAACG GCCTGAGCGACCCCTTCGTCATTGTGGAGCTGGGCCCGCCGCACCTGTTCCCACTGGTGCGCAGTCAGAAGACGCAGGTGAAGGCCCGCACGCTGCACCCGGTCTACGACGAGCTCTTCTACTT CTCCGTGCCCGCAGAGGCCTGCCGCCGCCGCGGCGCCTGCGTGCTGTTCACCGTCATGGACCACGACTGGCTGTCCACCAACGACTTCGCGGGGGAGGCGGCCCTCGGCCTGGGCGGCGTCAGCGGCGTGGCGAGGCCGCAGGCGGGAGGCGCCGCGAGGGCCGGGCAGCCGGTCACCCTGCACCTGCGCCGGCCCAGGGCCCAAG TGAGGTCTGCGCTGAGGATGCTGGAAGGCCGGACCAACAGGGAGGCCCAGGAGTTCGTCAAGAGACTGAAGGAGATGGACAAGTGCATGGAGGCCGACCCCTGA
- the BAIAP3 gene encoding BAI1-associated protein 3 isoform X1 translates to MSTLLEIKSSVLRQVQVCPSFRRRAEEPGSASADAQEAVVGAWKPGDGVEFFAQMRAIVRKGEGRQGLPCPEVRAPCCGAPAGPHPLTPAPSQVLLRSGSPAPAEPVDPNRGLRALTQEEVEMLYEEALYTVLYRAGTMGPDQVDDEDALLGYLRQVFGTSPEEHGEAIERVKKAKAPTYALKVSVMRAKNLLAKDPNGFSDPYCMLGILPASGAPREPSGQKEQRFGFRKSSRRSGPRPARCIQVTEVKSSTLNPEWKEHFLFEIQDVHTDQLHLDIWDHDDDVSLAEACRKLNEVIGLKGMSRYFKQIVKSARANGTAGPAEDHTDDFLGCLNVPVREVPVAGVDRWFKLEPRSSASRVQGDCHLVLKLVTTQRDTVMSQRGRSGFLSYLLLLSRVLRFEHRAQEPDSSSWRGELSGPGTTVLCLHGAQSDLSPLQLAVLHWQVSSRHHQTRTLDYGYLLGLLEDMQAHWEEAASLPQEQEESLADSFSAFSEFGLRLLRQLRHYFPATNSTAVSRLELLLKCLDKLQLFQPSFEICPFETELSMDIAAALKRGNHDWYNRLLSAKSPREQPGPQRLAGLVKLADTVYEDLQSCYGIYASLFHSILKVDFFTLTFRQLERLVAEEAWVLTEELSPRMTPEVASGLLELYLTLADTQRFWGCIPGRDSRSLALAGIHVPFLPAVKLWLQVLRDQVKWRLQGAVEVDTLEPVDASSKHSSSAATASLCFSHVQELWARLAWPDAAQAQGLGLQLSQDMCEATLLYVELLRKKVDSQPGAAEEPVSDSAPPAAPLQLCVVLNNVEQVRKASGQALRGLVWPEAASVAPALPRPLLSCVQALDEDLQREASTVTAHLTAKMVGDVRKYVQHISLSPDSIQNDEAVAPLMKYLDEKLALLSASLVKDSLSRVLEALWELLLQAILQALGANRDVSADFYGRFHFTLEALVGFFHAEGQGLPLESLRDGSYKRLEEELRLHQSSTRECIEQFYLDKLKQGSLGQNRFGRLSVRCHYEAAEQRLAVEVLHAADLLPLDANGLSDPFVIVELGPPHLFPLVRSQKTQVKARTLHPVYDELFYFSVPAEACRRRGACVLFTVMDHDWLSTNDFAGEAALGLGGVSGVARPQAGGAARAGQPVTLHLRRPRAQVRSALRMLEGRTNREAQEFVKRLKEMDKCMEADP, encoded by the exons ATGTCCACCCTACTGGAGATCAAGAGCAGCGTGctcaggcaggtgcaggtgtgccCGTCGTTCCGCCGCAGGGCCGAGGAGCCGGGCAGCGCCAGCGCCGACGCGCAGGAGGCCGTCGTGGGTGCCTG GAAACCCGGCGACGGCGTGGAGTTCTTCGCTCAGATGCGCGCCATCGTGAGGAAGGGGGAAGGCAGACAGGGCCTGCCGTGCCCTGAGGTGAGGGCGCCCTGCTGTGGGGCACCTGCCGGCCCCCACCC GCTCACCCCGGCTCCCTCACAGGTCCTCCTGCGCAGTGGCTCTCCAGCCCCAGCAGAGCCCGTGGACCCCAACCGCGGCCTGAGAGCCCTGACCCAGGAGGAG GTGGAGATGCTGTATGAGGAGGCGTTGTACACCGTCCTCTACCGGGCAGGGACCATGGGCCCCGACCAGGTGGACGACGAGGACGCCCTCCTGGGCTACCTGCGGCAG GTGTTCGGCACCAGCCCGGAGGAGCACGGCGAAGCCATCGAGCGTGTGAAGAAGGCCAAG GCCCCCACCTACGCTCTCAAAGTCTCCGTCATGCGTGCCAAGAACCTTCTGGCCAAAGACCCCAATG GCTTCAGCGACCCCTACTGCATGCTGGGCATCCTGCCCGCCTCGGGCGCCCCGCGCGAGCCCAGCGGCCAGAAGGAGCAGCGCTTCGGCTTCCGCAAGAGCAGCCGGCGCAGCGGCCCCCGGCCCGCCCGCTGCATCCAGGTCACGGAGGTCAAGAGCAGCACCCTGAACCCCGAGTGGAAGGAGCACTTCCTCTT CGAGATCCAGGACGTACACACGGACCAGCTGCACCTGGACATCTG GGACCATGACGACGACGTGTCCCTGGCAGAAGCCTGCAGGAAGCTGAACGAGGTCATCGGCCTGAAGGGCATGAGCAG gTACTTCAAGCAGATCGTGAAGTCGGCCCGGGCGAACGGGACGGCGGGGCCCGCCGAGGACCACACGGACGACTTTCTGGGCTGCCTCAACGTCCCCGTGAGG GAGGTGCCCGTGGCCGGCGTCGACCGCTGGTTCAAGCTGGAGCCGCGCTCCAGCGCCTCCCGCGTGCAGGGAGACTGCCACCTGGTCCTCAAGCTCGTCACCACGCAG AGGGACACGGTCATGAGCCAGCGCGGGCGCTCCGGCTTCCTGTCCTACCTGCTGCTGCTGAGCCGCGTGCTGCGCTTCGAGCACCGCGCCCAGGAG CCCGACTCCAGCAGCTGGCGCGGCGAGCTCAGCGGCCCCGGGACCACCGTCCTCTGCCTCCACGGAGCCCAGAGCGACCTGTCGCCCTTGCAGCTGGCCGTGCT gcactGGCAGGTCAGCAGCCGCCACCATCAGACCCGCACGCTGGACTACGGCTACTTGCTGGGGCTGCTGGAGGACATGCAGGCGCACTGGGAGGAGGCGGCATCGctgccccaggagcag gaggAGAGCCTGGCTGACAGCTTCTCCGCCTTCTCCGAGTTTGGGCTGCGGCTGCTGCGCCAGCTCCGCCACTACTTCCCTGCCACCAACAGCACGGCCGTGTCCCGCCTGGAGCTGCTGCTGAA GTGTCTGGACAAGCTGCAGCTCTTCCAGCCGTCCTTTGAGATCTGCCCGTTCGAGACGGAGCTGAGCATGGACATTGCCGCCGCTCTGAAG AGAGGCAACCATGATTGGTACAATAGACTCCTGAGTGCCAAGAGCCCTCGAGAGCAG CCAGGGCCACAGCGCCTGGCTGGGCTCGTCAAGCTGGCGGACACCGTGTACGAGGACCTGCAGTCCTGCTACGGCATCTACGCCAGCCTCTTCCACAG CATCCTCAAGGTGGACTTCTTCACCCTCACCTTCCGGCAGCTGGAGCGTCTG GTGGCCGAGGAGGCGTGGGTGCTGACGGAGGAGCTGAGCCCCAGGATGACCCCTGAGGTGGCCTCGGGGCTCCTGGAGCTCTACCTGACCCTGGCGGACACCCAGCGCTTCTGGGGCTGCATCCCTGGCCG GGACAGCcgctccctggccctggccggCATCCATGTCCCGTTCCTGCCGGCCGTGAAGCTCTGGTTACAGGTGCTGCGGGACCAGGTCAAGTGGCGGCTTCAGGGAGCCGTGGAGGTGGACACG ctgGAGCCCGTGGACGCGTCCTCCAAGCACAGCAGCTCCGCGGCCACTGCCAGCCTCTGCTTCAGCCACGTCCAGGAGCTCTGGGCGCGCCTGGCGTGGCCCGATgctgcccaggcccaggggctgggcctccaGCTCAGCCAG GACATGTGCGAGGCCACTCTCCTGTACGTGGAGCTGCTTCGGAAGAAGGTGGACAGCCAGCCCGGGGCCGCCGAAGAGCCGGTGA GCGACTCAGCACCCCCGGCCGCCCCTCTGCAGCTCTGCGTGGTGCTCAACAACGTGGAGCAGGTGCGCAAGGCTTCGGGGCAGGCGCTGAGAGGCCTGGTGTGGCCCGAGGCGGCCTCGGTGGCCCCGgcgctgccccgccccctgctcagCTGCGTGCAGGCCCTGGACGAGGACCTGCAGCgggaggccagcaccgtgacCGCACACCTCACCGCCAAG atggtCGGTGACGTCAGGAAGTACGTGCAGCACATCAGCCTGTCACCTGACTCCATTCAGAACGACGAG GCTGTGGCCCCGCTCATGAAGTACCTGGACGAGAAGCTGGCGCTGCTGAGCGCCTCCCTGGTGAAGGACAGCCTGAGCAg GGTGCTGGAGGCCCTCTGGGAGCTGTTGCTGCAAGCGATTCTGCAGGCGCTGGGGGCAAACCGCGACGTCTCCGCTGACTTCTACGGCCGATTCCACTTCACGCTAGAG GCTTTGGTCGGTTTCTTCCACGCCGAGggccagggcctgcccctggagAGCCTGAGAGATGGGAGCTACAAG aggctggaggaggagctgcGGCTGCACCAGAGCTCCACGCGCGAGTGCATCGAGCAGTTCTACCTGGACAAGCTCAAGCAG GGGTCCCTGGGGCAGAACCGCTTCGGCCGCCTGAGCGTGCGCTGCCACTACGAGGCGGCCGAGCAGCGGCTGGCGGTGGAGGTGCTGCACGCGGCCGACCTGCTGCCCCTGGACGCCAACG GCCTGAGCGACCCCTTCGTCATTGTGGAGCTGGGCCCGCCGCACCTGTTCCCACTGGTGCGCAGTCAGAAGACGCAGGTGAAGGCCCGCACGCTGCACCCGGTCTACGACGAGCTCTTCTACTT CTCCGTGCCCGCAGAGGCCTGCCGCCGCCGCGGCGCCTGCGTGCTGTTCACCGTCATGGACCACGACTGGCTGTCCACCAACGACTTCGCGGGGGAGGCGGCCCTCGGCCTGGGCGGCGTCAGCGGCGTGGCGAGGCCGCAGGCGGGAGGCGCCGCGAGGGCCGGGCAGCCGGTCACCCTGCACCTGCGCCGGCCCAGGGCCCAAG TGAGGTCTGCGCTGAGGATGCTGGAAGGCCGGACCAACAGGGAGGCCCAGGAGTTCGTCAAGAGACTGAAGGAGATGGACAAGTGCATGGAGGCCGACCCCTGA